A section of the Pan paniscus chromosome 7, NHGRI_mPanPan1-v2.0_pri, whole genome shotgun sequence genome encodes:
- the LOC100973796 gene encoding putative signal peptidase complex catalytic subunit SEC11B: MNKWRLYYQVLNFGMIVSSALMIWKGLMVITGSESPIELLSGSMEPAFHRGYLLFLTNRVEDPIRVGEIAVLRIEGRKIPIVHRVLKIHEKQNGHIKFLTKGDNNAVDDRGLYKQDQHWLEKKDVVGRARGFVPYIGIGTSLMNDYPKFKYEVLFLLGLFVLVHRE, encoded by the coding sequence ATGAACAAGTGGCGGCTCTATTATCAAGTCCTAAATTTTGGAATGATTGTCTCATCAGCACTCATGATCTGGAAGGGGTTAATGGTAATAACTGGAAGTGAAAGTCCAATTGAGTTGCTCAGTGGCAGCATGGAACCTGCATTTCACAGAGGATATCTTCTCTTTCTAACAAATCGAGTTGAAGATCCCATACGAGTGGGAGAAATTGCTGTTCTAAGGATAGAAGGAAGAAAGATTCCTATAGTTCACCGAGTCTTGAAGATTCATGAAAAGCAAAATGGGCATATCAAGTTTTTGACCAAAGGAGATAATAATGCGGTTGATGACAGAGGCCTCTATAAACAAGATCAACATTGGCTAGAGAAAAAAGATGTCGTGGGGAGAGCCAGGGGATTTGTTCCTTATATTGGAATTGGGACGAGCCTCATGAATGACTATCCTAAATTTAAGTATGAAGTGCTCTTTTTGCTGGGTTTATTTGTGCTGGTCCATCGTGAGTAA